A section of the Castanea sativa cultivar Marrone di Chiusa Pesio chromosome 12, ASM4071231v1 genome encodes:
- the LOC142619721 gene encoding protein SHORTAGE IN CHIASMATA 1: protein MRTRFLNIDYFSPIQALEPQSFLHLPVPHLPPPPLPPPSLSSFDDLFTSFASPLHVSSALHDLPLDSALSDFFSAVLPHRIDHAGTEDSDAAAPTPCFRETRLSQQEAEVLYEEKEGESQGTCGTETLEIALPNKDNGDASRYEVIQFETPEPNVFLEDACFFEKYEIQNLSEDPDNENNQEMLRQALTMQCPYEVQELIYSVENVASEYYMEQNIYVLEDDGSVQDQMCFGRSIFPSLEVDETSLGTLTCLSIMEELLLHLENTERQCWLHKDDLVNDSEELLGSRGCDISQFLSDHFLSQQCLESELASVDMFPEMDFISMVETLQIEGNSSVRVSPVIFEEFQFLDMDSSQFFVVFFKTQTTDEPETCDCMFRGDINFKNFNELIVSHELALVDSIFKSLPVPLFSDHEKIRSPSSIAEEILADLKPQPLSASDGIYLDWHLLDEDKCNSRIYSSYQSMLEEVDSHSFDFDLEDFDNGKLVFDFVLSDNALNGPNTEEKKESRKFLSDDISVPNGDIVGGTSNKLLDDQYPEPGNGEHLAEKSAERALLFKSTSQFNDLDFFLNPRKANSGDVDSTINTVDTNAMIPDVPSNHSKAACLSTGVQLQSWEIVLYRVKLSDAIMVIMDNFEKSYLAVLQNERELIKTDLPFLTADNHKLLSLPKQKLMDCIKKINAQRTTSHGDENIMELVTLCAIKQMAWFMCFYGILPVHLYVDKLCQSLECLKSRLGILQSLIEDAHKKIDRAICSLHPSLTVIQEILRSNTTKSNLKVLIVAEKIFWWSLKSLLMSLGLSFSEFQNYYPHARQPDLCKTDFKFTRTDTLPVPECLLASHEHISASFPFNKFNIILEYGGSYGISRISSFSPNLVGLPPIHFLKVELDKSSACEALCEGVDMPCYSETTMQEDGNIKKLEKLLNFLPIEDMFAMGSSGAADEAEACCMPLPLPTMPFATKSENISQSMVSSPETVITVNTQNFDKQMIVSRRSTYQKILAMEKEGAQVVERDSDLPVDVIMSSAICLAWYDCRNIGKKATALDEASSSMPMCVENIATNVLTLLSFAFSGCILVFEGDVDFLSTVMESSDGFYAAAASLGIDLQIFCSYSSELTDDIILSCISYAIKLTRGLYPKMPESETLAESFLTKFPSINPLTAHAILSSGGILVEFLEGSHERRIHAIKKYLVSDESVTLFSALCKYGERDDSKSIMTDCSSSVSSGPDSERCRFNVDSGRKRRKYSDSPHKIDIDMDDLLCFEPLNQITDDNLDPSTVSKPYNQWMSKDYEIFDEFRTPSLTSNGLFGQKQGLDMGMMIKPSSVTKPYDSQFSKSPPISNEIKKPYFSLSDKRFGQNQGSDLAMMNNLDWLSVKKPENLQDLIGEVIDLTDSPVSGKDLSSFDNSPKFSFWVPEMDSDSSRKFKIARRLSFDEGGHPTCSMAVEMNSNSDIWTFKKDQRQTVPGVNDYPDTNFNDIFPVKHRGMPDKGLTQRSAENSKELSFQEKEMSSYGGTPLSNALRSAHPQQNSPWTIEFLNRIREKSRMHHQSLPCDAVAPCFEYPGNVSKVSKRRSPSILEFFKYQGGSTPKKAPEQKRQKRSIKPSSSSKNEKISSSVLPTSTPADKRARQTLSFAMNGSGGQTKLVWSDGPDGARNLNKRFQNQI, encoded by the exons ATGCGAACTCGGTTCCTGAACATCGACTACTTCTCTCCGATCCAAGCCCTAGAACCCCAATCCTTCCTCCACCTCCCAGTCCCTCacctccctcctcctcctcttcctcctccttctcTCTCCTCCTTCGACGACCTCTTCACCTCCTTCGCTTCGCCTCTCCACGTTTCCTCCGCTCTCCACGACCTCCCTCTCGATTCCGCGCTCTCCGATTTCTTCTCCGCCGTTCTCCCTCACCGCATCGACCACGCCGGTACCGAAGACTCCGATGCTGCCGCTCCAACGCCTTGCTTCCGCGAGACTCGGCTATCGCAG CAAGAAGCTGAGGTTCTGTATGAAGAGAAGGAAGGGGAGAGTCAAGGAACTTGTGGAACTGAAACTCTAGAGATTGCACTGCCAAAT AAGGATAATGGGGATGCAAGCAGATATGAAGTAATCCAATTTGAAACACCAGAACCGAACGTGTTCTTG GAAGATGCCTGcttttttgagaaatatgaAATACAAAATCTGTCTGAAGATCCAGACAATGAAAATAATCAG GAAATGCTTAGGCAAGCACTTACAATGCAATGTCCTTATGAGGTTCAAGAATTGATTTATTCAGTTGAAAATGTTGCTTCGGAGTACTACATGGAGCAAAACATTTATGTCTTGGAAGATGACGGTTCTGTTCAGGATCAAATGTGCTTTGGCCGAAGCATATTTCCTTCTCTAGAAGTTGATGAAACAAGTCTGGGAACTTTGACATGCTTGTCTATAATGGAAGAACTTCTTTTACATCTTGAAAACACTGAGCGCCAATGTTGGCTTCATAAGGATGACTTGGTCAATGACAGTGAGGAACTTTTGGGCTCAAGGGGATGTGATATCTCACAGTTTCTTTCAGATCATTTTCTATCTCAGCAATGCCTGGAATCTGAACTGGCATCTGTGGACATGTTCCCAGAAATGGACTTCATAAGCATGGTGGAAACTTTACAGATTGAAGGAAACTCCTCTGTGAGGGTGAGCCCTGTTATTTTTGAGGAATTCCAGTTCCTTGATATGGATTCATCTCAATTTTTTGTTGTCTTCTTTAAGACACAGACCACTGATGAACCAGAAACATGTGACTGCATGTTTAGGGGAGACATTAACTTTAAGAATTTTAATGAATTGATTGTTAGTCATGAATTAGCCTTGGTAGATAGCATATTCAAATCATTGCCTGTTCCTCTTTTCTCTGATCATGAAAAGATAAGGTCCCCATCCTCCATTGCTGAAGAAATACTAGCTGACTTAAAGCCACAGCCCCTATCTGCATCTGATGGGATATACTTGGATTGGCATCTTTTGGATGAAGATAAATGCAACTCAAGAATCTATTCTTCCTATCAGAGTATGTTGGAGGAGGTAGATTCACAtagctttgattttgatttggaagATTTTGATAATGGCAAGTTGGTATTTGACTTTGTCTTGTCAGATAATGCTTTGAATGGGCCAAAcacagaagaaaaaaaggaatcaCGAAAGTTTCTTTCTGATGACATTTCTGTGCCTAATGGTGATATTGTGGGAGGGACTTCAAACAAATTGTTGGATGATCAATATCCAGAACCAGGAAATGGAGAACATTTAGCTGAAAAAAGTGCTGAGAGGGCTTTGTTGTTCAAGTCTACGTCACAATTCAATGATCTTGATTTTTTCTTGAATCCTCGGAAAGCTAATTCTGGGGATGTTGACTCTACTATTAACACTGTTGACACTAATGCTATGATTCCTGATGTTCCATCCAATCACTCAAAGGCAGCATGTTTGTCCACTGGAGTACAGTTGCAGAGTTGGGAAATTGTGTTGTATCGAGTTAAGCTTTCTGATGCTATTATGGTCATCATGGACAACTTTGAAAAGAGCTATCTAGCTGTCCTGCAAAATGAAAGAGAGCTGATAAAGACAGATCTCCCATTTCTAACAGCAGATAACCATAAATTGCTCAGccttccaaaacaaaaattgatggactgcattaagaaaataaatgcaCAAAGAACCACTTCTCACGGAGATGAAAACATTATGGAACTTGTTACCTTATGTGCAATTAAACAGATGGCTTGGTTCATGTGTTTTTATGGCATCCTTCCAGTGCATCTTTATGTAGACAAGTTATGTCAAAGCTTGGAATGCTTGAAATCAAGACTTGGCATCCTACAGTCCTTGATTGAAGATGCACACAAGAAGATTGACAGAGCAATATGTAGCTTACATCCCTCACTGACTGTTATTCAGGAGATTTTACGTTCAAACACAACCAAGAGTAACTTAAAAGTATTGATTGTGGCTGAAAAAATATTCTGGTGGTCGTTGAAGAGTTTGTTGATGTCGCTGGGATTATCATTTAGTGAGTTCCAAAATTACTATCCACATGCAAGGCAACCAGATCTGTGTAAAACAGACTTCAAGTTTACTAGAACAGATACCCTGCCCGTTCCAGAGTGCCTGTTGGCATCCCATGA GCATATTTCTGCATCATTTCCTTTCAACAAATTCAACATAATCTTGGAATATGGAGGTTCGTATGGCATATCTAGAATATCGTCTTTTTCCCCAAATCTGGTTGGATTGCCTCCTATTCACTTCTTGAAAGTGGAACTGGATAAATCTAGCGCTTGCGAAGCACTGTGTGAAGGTGTTGATATGCCCTGTTATAGTGAAACGACAATG CAAGAGGATGGGAATATCAAGAAGTTGGAGAAACTGCTAAACTTTTTACCCATTGAGGACATGTTTGCAATGGGATCTTCAGGAGCTGCAGATGAAGCAGAAGCTTGCTGTATGCCTCTGCCACTTCCCACCATGCCATTTGCAACGAAATCAGAGAATATTTCACAAAGCATGGTGTCTTCCCCTGAAACAGTCATCACTGTGAAcactcaaaattttgacaagCAAATGATAGTATCCAGAAGAAGTACCTACCAAAAAATTCTTGCCATGGAGAAAGAAGGAGCACAAGTTGTGGAACGAGATTCAGATTTGCCTGTGGATGTTATAATGAGTTCTGCTATATGCTTAGCATGGTACGATTGCAGAAACATTGGAAAGAAAGCAACTGCATTAGATGAAGCTTCTTCATCCATGCCTATGTGTGTTGAGAATATTGCTACAAATGTTTTAACATTGCTGAGTTTTGCGTTCAGTGGCTGCATTCTG GTCTTTGAGGGAGATGTCGACTTCCTTTCCACTGTAATGGAATCCTCAGATGGATTCTATGCTGCAGCAGCAAGCCTGGGAATTGATTTGCAGATCTTTTGCTCCTATTCATCTGAGTTGACGGATGATATTATATTGAGCTGCATCAGTTATGCGATTAAGTTGACTAGAGGCCTATACCCTAAAATGCCCGAGTCAGAAACTCTTGCCGAATCATTTCTTACCAAATTTCCTTCCATTAATCCTTTGACAGCTCATGCAATACTGTCTTCAGGAGGTATTCTCGTTGAATTTCTTGAAGGGTCACATGAACGCAGGATCCATGCAATCAAAAAATACCTTGTTTCTGATGAGAGCGTCACCCTGTTTAGTGCTTTGTGCAAATATGGTGAGCGGGATGATTCTAAATCTATAATGACTGACTGCTCTTCCTCAGTATCTTCTGGTCCTGACTCAGAGAGGTGTCGTTTTAATGTGGATTCTGGAAGAAAAAGACGAAAATACAGTGACAGCCCTCACAAAATTGACATAGATATGGATGACTTACTGTGTTTCGAGCCATTAAACCAAATCACTGATGACAACTTGGATCCTTCTACAGTATCCAAGCCATATAATCAGTGGATGTCGAAAGATTATGAGATATTTGATGAGTTCAGAACACCAAGTTTAACTTCAAATGGTTTATTTGGTCAAAAACAGGGATTGGATATGGGTATGATGATAAAGCCCTCCAGTGTTACCAAGCCATATGATTCTCAGTTCTCTAAAAGTCCTCCCATATCAAATGAGATAAAAAAGCCTTATTTCTCTTTGAGTGACAAAAGGTTTGGTCAAAATCAGGGATCGGATTTGGCTATGATGAACAATTTGGATTGGCTTAGTGTCAAGAAACCTGAGAATCTGCAGGACCTTATAGGTGAAGTTATTGACCTAACCGATAGTCCTGTATCAGGTAAGGACTTGTCTTCTTTTGATAATTCCCCGAAGTTCTCATTTTGGGTGCCTGAGATGGATAGTGACTCctcaagaaaatttaaaattgcaaGAAGATTGTCATTTGATGAAGGCGGTCACCCTACTTGCTCAATGGCTGTGGAGATGAATTCAAATTCAGATATCTGGACTTTTAAGAAAGATCAGAGGCAAACTGTGCCAGGAGTCAATGATTACCCAGATACAAATTTCAATGATATTTTTCCTGTAAAACACCGTGGAATGCCCGACAAAGGCTTAACACAGAGATCTGCAGAAAATTCAAAGGAATTATCATTCCAAGAGAAGGAGATGTCATCTTATGGTGGAACACCGCTCTCAAATGCTCTCCGTTCAGCCCATCCGCAACAAAACTCACCTTGGACGATAGAGTTTCTTAACAGAATCAGGGAAAAGAGCAGAATGCATCACCAGTCCCTTCCATGTGATGCAGTTGCTCCTTGTTTTGAGTATCCAGGGAATGTATCAAAAGTTTCCAAGAGAAGAAGTCCCTCTATTCTTGAATTTTTCAAGTACCAAGGGGGCAGCACTCCTAAAAAGGCACCAGAACAAAAGAGGCAGAAGCGATCTATAAAGCCATCAAGCTCATCTAAAAATGAGAAGATTTCATCCTCTGTTCTTCCCACATCAACACCAGCTGATAAGAGAGCAAGACAG ACTCTATCTTTTGCAATGAATGGAAGTGGAGGCCAAACTAAGCTGGTTTGGAGTGATGGTCCTGATGGAGCTCGCAATCTGAACAAAaggtttcaaaatcaaatataa